One window from the genome of [Clostridium] celerecrescens 18A encodes:
- a CDS encoding 3D domain-containing protein — protein sequence MSKTNRIQWFLGTLLMMTFILISAWNVLAAQTAGIIDNADENNVRGWALNSSDPNAAAEVKIVITNQSNGQVVAELTTTASKYREDLVSNGTGNYGFEIPVPWSSYGDGTYLVEAYTGGQKLSGTRVHGVGAAAAASLQNSNSNLRSLGVFKTTAYCPCRKCSGGWGGRTSTGSIATANHTISVDPRVIPYGSRIMVNGVVYTAEDCGGGVKGNHIDIYFNTHGETRAYGTRSAEIYLVQ from the coding sequence ATGAGTAAAACAAACCGAATTCAATGGTTCCTCGGAACCTTACTAATGATGACATTTATCTTAATAAGTGCATGGAACGTTTTGGCGGCTCAGACAGCAGGTATTATTGACAATGCTGATGAGAACAACGTCAGGGGCTGGGCCCTAAACAGTTCTGATCCAAACGCTGCGGCAGAAGTAAAGATTGTTATTACCAATCAGTCAAACGGACAGGTCGTTGCAGAACTTACCACCACTGCCTCTAAGTACCGGGAGGATCTTGTATCCAACGGAACCGGAAATTACGGCTTTGAAATACCGGTTCCCTGGAGTTCCTACGGAGACGGCACTTATCTGGTAGAGGCCTATACAGGAGGCCAGAAGCTTTCCGGCACCAGAGTACATGGAGTAGGTGCTGCCGCTGCCGCAAGTCTTCAAAACAGCAACTCTAATCTTCGTTCCCTGGGGGTTTTTAAAACCACGGCCTACTGCCCGTGCCGCAAGTGCTCCGGAGGCTGGGGAGGACGTACCAGCACTGGAAGCATTGCAACCGCAAACCATACCATCTCTGTTGATCCAAGGGTCATTCCTTATGGCAGCCGCATCATGGTAAACGGGGTTGTTTATACGGCAGAGGATTGCGGAGGCGGAGTCAAGGGGAACCACATTGATATTTACTTCAATACCCATGGTGAAACCCGTGCCTATGGCACCAGGAGTGCAGAAATCTATCTTGTTCAGTAA
- the hrcA gene encoding heat-inducible transcriptional repressor HrcA, with amino-acid sequence MSDRDQLDERKVTILKAIIKTYLETGEPVGSRTISKYTDLNLSSATIRNEMSDLEELGYIMQPHTSAGRIPSDRGYRFYVDQIMQEKEEEVTEIKDMMLKRVDRVELLLKQMAKLLAQNTNYAAMISAPQFHRNKLKFIQLSKVDEEKLLVVIVVEGNIIKNAMIPIHTELDDEGLLNLNILLNNALNGLTIEEINLEVISRMKVQAGPHCDVVDRVLGEVAAAIRGDDEDLQIYTSGATNIFKYPELSDGERASKLIGTLEQKDLLQGLIDDMNSTESGSGIQVYIGDEAPVKAMKDCSIVTANYELGEGLRGTIGIIGPKRMDYEKVLSTLRNLMTQLDTILKKDER; translated from the coding sequence TTGAGTGACAGGGATCAGTTGGATGAGCGGAAAGTAACTATATTAAAAGCCATCATCAAAACTTATCTGGAAACCGGAGAACCTGTAGGTTCCCGTACCATATCAAAGTATACGGATTTGAACTTAAGTTCTGCTACCATCCGGAATGAGATGTCTGATCTGGAGGAACTGGGATATATCATGCAGCCTCACACCTCCGCCGGAAGGATTCCTTCAGACAGAGGATACCGTTTTTATGTGGACCAGATCATGCAGGAAAAAGAAGAGGAAGTCACTGAGATCAAGGATATGATGTTAAAGCGGGTGGACCGGGTAGAACTTTTGTTAAAACAGATGGCAAAGCTTCTTGCCCAGAATACCAATTACGCTGCAATGATCAGCGCGCCTCAATTCCACCGGAACAAACTGAAGTTTATCCAGCTCTCCAAGGTTGATGAAGAAAAGCTTCTTGTGGTTATCGTGGTGGAGGGGAATATCATTAAGAATGCAATGATTCCCATTCATACGGAATTAGATGACGAAGGACTTCTGAATCTTAACATTCTTCTTAACAATGCCCTTAACGGGCTGACCATAGAGGAGATCAATCTTGAAGTGATCAGCAGGATGAAGGTTCAGGCAGGGCCCCACTGTGATGTGGTGGACCGGGTTCTAGGTGAGGTGGCTGCCGCTATCCGGGGTGATGATGAAGACCTTCAGATTTATACCAGCGGGGCCACGAACATTTTCAAGTATCCGGAGTTAAGTGACGGAGAAAGGGCCAGCAAGCTTATCGGTACGCTGGAACAGAAGGATCTTTTGCAGGGGCTGATTGATGATATGAACAGCACGGAGAGCGGATCCGGAATCCAGGTTTACATTGGCGATGAGGCACCTGTTAAGGCAATGAAGGATTGCAGCATTGTAACCGCCAACTATGAACTGGGCGAAGGCCTAAGAGGTACCATTGGAATCATTGGTCCGAAACGGATGGATTATGAAAAGGTTCTCAGCACATTGCGTAATCTCATGACGCAGCTGGATACCATTTTGAAAAAAGATGAAAGGTAA
- a CDS encoding 3D domain-containing protein, translating into MNSFSGKKRITGFLTLLCILLLSTTALAAETTGNDETVNQVQSENSGTDHQTIQTSTENQAASASTEEIGPGIKKKEAEPVKPEEPAKPVYQKGESLGLFSATAYCPGESTGKQCRTYSGTIPQPQHTISADITILPLGTKVMIDDIVYTVEDIGSGVKGNKVDIFFASRREALDFGRQTKELFAVIEQ; encoded by the coding sequence ATGAATAGTTTTTCAGGGAAAAAGAGGATCACCGGATTCCTGACACTTCTTTGTATCCTGCTGTTGTCAACAACTGCACTAGCAGCCGAGACTACAGGAAATGACGAAACCGTGAATCAAGTACAGTCCGAAAACTCTGGAACGGATCACCAAACCATACAAACCAGCACGGAAAATCAGGCAGCATCAGCCAGTACTGAGGAAATCGGACCTGGTATTAAGAAAAAAGAAGCTGAACCTGTAAAGCCGGAGGAGCCGGCAAAACCGGTTTATCAAAAAGGAGAATCCCTGGGACTCTTCTCCGCCACTGCATATTGTCCGGGCGAAAGCACCGGCAAACAGTGCCGTACCTATTCCGGTACGATACCGCAGCCGCAGCATACCATATCTGCAGATATCACAATTCTTCCGCTTGGAACAAAGGTCATGATCGACGATATCGTTTATACCGTTGAAGATATCGGAAGCGGCGTGAAGGGAAATAAAGTCGATATATTCTTTGCAAGCCGCAGGGAAGCATTGGATTTTGGAAGACAGACAAAAGAATTATTTGCAGTCATTGAACAGTAG
- a CDS encoding InlB B-repeat-containing protein, translating into MERKEERKKERIRNVYMVWKRILAMVLSVCLIAGLTFQETVIAFAYIPELGSTNLGLSASDNINQTWKWSNDYSSTGSGGTSWRFELAGKKAGQSDTYSTGNMQFTYSWYGFPSYLFMAADEATSNSKITPVPANVTGLYTPDTQITLGSGKYYSAKHGQHDSEGNAITGSFNGYYNGYTELLKFGSGANETRIEMKVTTTPSSDGKYMLVDYYLAHVGGTMPSDGRTFWLGSAYDLQINGSLTKDMYKTARGFYMRETANKAVVVDVITDDPTLGITEPTTTKWAGSFSERCTNMFKESAASSALSSDCSISYSWMFTVRPYEIVHRRVAFAMKEAAYYVSSQYGSNSNSGIFSEPLQTIEAAIAKCNGKNAYIFIQDYNPINSTIDFSSITNSNTKIVISSTDMTLGGAPTAGARVTLARANGFAGEMFSNNNNFGLSFTDIIMDGTNGTLTDAASMIQASRGTLELNNELTLQNNNGSAVEILGSTNFVLNGGDSGIEIKSNRPAAGKGAVQFESTGTFSARNEIIISDNTNTAGEKANVYLADGKHITVEGDLDASRIGVTSQQVPEASVGESTATGQEVVIAVPSVEYSGSISSCPFADNYFADADVGNGAGIFATVGSSALNNSKNTVLKRNGYTVSFVYRDFATGGTVTGAPDTPSLSFASGDGVVISPPSAISGYEFTGTSIDQGTGSTLTAVETEETDFGKITGTMPGQDVVVTYEYTRIDASIAFVVNGGTPQPQTLTGTAGNSVNALLPSVSRYGYVFKGWSKVNSHTSPEYISSLPAVYPEDPVTYYAIWEPDSNVKFDYTVDYTNQNGSIVFQSTTTANTYSVESVIQSQKKNIHGYLWSLSDSLTSPAEYNYDGLGAAPIGTFNGSTGEFAGRMPGQDAAVKYAYKVDWNNPAARSDLTVRYVTGNGTVIHAPGVTPYYPEDAISTSPLDIYGYQFVSGSITAGDTADDSDGNLVSAVQGSFGSSGGFMGFMPNQPVEITYVYEATGEGYRFTVNYLDNDSTDNNLRNIVIPEVQQKTADTAVGTEYRELYGYSYESAAAVPDLSGSFDTGHDYSGIMPSDDLTVSYRYDRVPSKWYQITYRTGAHGSISHGNGVSPDVVEQTLGSGVYSTSVLGNDGSAAGQTDSYTWSTVKEKRLVPMTLADQYYRFAGWFIDQDGNGTLNGGEQLLTEDHRFTGDATVTALFEEDPEKWIDIQFAAGEHGSLADGSITSLHIQYDRTWGDIAGQIPGYVPEINYLVDGWYDGDLDVEAADVLKNGHTYTIRFYQDPAVFGTDVAAPDASTGLNGEGKGKITVYHTTAGYQYIITDLEGNIVGVQTGTIAGRVYFDGLYPGARYLVYEAAGNVHAIVGNQIGDTEGNISDPVEVLTPVVETNYQILFDENHEGKTVLVIKPADKKSDYAVLSKEGTVIVTTETGSDGWQAVTGNPGSVTFSGLNYNEEYIVVARPKGETEITAESRMPDGSVITTDPGGALEIPNYIVETLEGRVVSVDQEAIDAARYEEAHKGDRVVITAEETNGAGETFLYWKNTIGSVPGLTGKLYERELAFDMPDTNLVFTAYYTRPVASPSNATVVDEIRGGSENEIALDPGEIPELEEELTTDADRILMDQNHADVTYKVVYTKNAAKATESNAVKASPEYDSDHSQAFKAAWGLNVDIERYVNGRKTAMATPSDAEFVTYIQLGKDDVGMMDYQLYRIFTDPFDGSVQAELVEMSDDPEETGGLFTFTAQAGMRYVMVYSRAYRLYFLNQTALPRYQYYFKVRKGEAPSDWYYSYEYGQVEEPADIFISEEGVEYSYVGWSYREDRLSEFDPDREISRKTYVYAYYENNQKEVTDARKELEDAIKNAIDKSDDYFLTLKETEKLKEAIEEALEILDRTSPKATLDELLEALEKLKEVTKPLDEVLDERYDHYDKIQSSGSKGGSKGGGGTGSGIKANPYNPSRSKSYIVGTNGNWEELSGKGSQWAFVLNGGIRLTGMWAKLDYANGDVNKNGWYHFNASGIMDYGWFRDEKHDWYYCNTESDGWLGKMKTGWHHDKEDNRWYYLDPETGMMAKGWRNIGGKWYYFTEQNSMETYRYDAATEKWIYKSNEERPLGSMYVSEMTPDGYAVGGDGAWLQ; encoded by the coding sequence ATGGAACGAAAGGAAGAAAGGAAAAAAGAAAGGATCCGTAATGTTTATATGGTTTGGAAACGTATTTTGGCAATGGTCCTTTCCGTATGCCTGATAGCCGGACTTACTTTTCAGGAGACGGTAATTGCATTTGCCTATATTCCGGAACTGGGAAGCACGAATCTTGGACTTTCTGCAAGTGATAATATCAACCAGACGTGGAAGTGGAGTAATGATTATTCCAGTACTGGCTCCGGAGGCACAAGCTGGCGTTTTGAGCTTGCAGGAAAAAAAGCGGGGCAGAGTGATACTTACAGTACCGGCAATATGCAGTTTACTTATAGCTGGTATGGTTTTCCCAGTTATCTTTTCATGGCGGCAGATGAAGCTACCAGCAATTCTAAGATAACACCGGTACCAGCCAATGTAACGGGTCTTTATACACCGGATACACAAATAACTCTCGGCAGCGGAAAGTATTATTCCGCAAAACATGGTCAGCATGATTCTGAAGGTAATGCAATCACCGGTTCTTTTAATGGTTATTACAACGGGTATACAGAATTGCTTAAATTCGGATCGGGCGCAAATGAAACACGTATTGAGATGAAGGTCACGACCACTCCCAGTTCGGATGGCAAATATATGCTGGTAGATTATTATCTTGCTCATGTAGGAGGCACAATGCCGTCCGACGGCCGTACCTTCTGGCTGGGCAGCGCCTATGATCTACAAATCAATGGCAGTCTTACAAAAGATATGTATAAAACAGCCCGGGGATTTTATATGAGGGAGACTGCAAATAAGGCGGTTGTTGTTGATGTGATTACAGATGACCCGACTCTTGGAATAACGGAACCTACGACAACGAAATGGGCGGGAAGTTTTAGCGAGCGATGTACGAATATGTTTAAGGAATCCGCGGCGTCTTCCGCATTGTCCAGTGACTGTTCTATATCCTATTCCTGGATGTTTACGGTACGGCCTTATGAAATTGTACATCGGAGAGTTGCTTTTGCAATGAAAGAGGCGGCGTACTATGTTTCTTCTCAATATGGCAGCAATAGTAACTCAGGAATATTTAGTGAGCCATTACAGACCATAGAGGCGGCAATTGCTAAATGCAACGGGAAAAATGCATATATTTTTATTCAAGATTATAATCCTATTAATTCTACGATTGATTTCAGCAGCATAACAAATTCGAATACGAAAATTGTCATTTCCAGTACTGATATGACATTAGGGGGAGCTCCTACTGCCGGTGCCCGTGTGACGCTGGCCCGTGCCAATGGATTTGCTGGTGAAATGTTTTCAAATAATAATAACTTCGGGCTTTCATTTACAGATATTATTATGGATGGAACCAATGGAACTTTGACAGATGCTGCTTCAATGATTCAGGCAAGCAGAGGAACTTTAGAATTAAATAATGAACTGACTCTTCAGAATAATAATGGAAGCGCAGTAGAAATTCTGGGAAGTACGAATTTTGTGCTTAATGGCGGAGACAGTGGAATTGAGATAAAGAGCAACAGACCTGCAGCGGGAAAAGGTGCGGTTCAATTTGAAAGTACCGGTACTTTTTCTGCCCGGAATGAAATAATTATTTCGGACAATACAAATACTGCAGGAGAAAAAGCAAATGTCTATCTGGCAGATGGGAAGCACATTACCGTAGAGGGAGATCTTGACGCCTCACGGATCGGTGTAACTTCCCAGCAAGTTCCGGAGGCGTCTGTCGGGGAGTCAACAGCCACGGGGCAGGAAGTCGTTATAGCCGTTCCTTCGGTTGAGTATTCCGGAAGCATTTCCTCCTGCCCGTTTGCAGACAACTATTTTGCAGATGCGGATGTAGGAAATGGGGCCGGGATCTTTGCTACAGTGGGATCCTCTGCTTTAAATAATTCAAAAAATACAGTATTGAAACGCAATGGCTACACCGTTAGCTTTGTTTATCGGGATTTTGCTACAGGAGGAACCGTGACCGGTGCACCGGATACGCCCAGCCTGTCCTTTGCATCGGGAGATGGGGTGGTTATTTCGCCGCCATCGGCTATTTCCGGGTATGAGTTTACCGGAACTTCCATTGACCAGGGGACCGGCAGTACCTTAACTGCGGTGGAAACAGAAGAAACAGATTTTGGAAAAATAACCGGGACTATGCCGGGGCAGGATGTGGTAGTTACCTATGAATACACCCGTATCGATGCCTCCATTGCTTTTGTAGTCAACGGAGGTACACCTCAGCCGCAAACCCTGACCGGAACGGCCGGAAACAGCGTAAATGCCCTGCTTCCCAGTGTGAGCAGGTACGGATACGTGTTCAAGGGATGGAGCAAGGTAAACAGCCATACCAGTCCGGAATACATCTCCTCCCTGCCGGCTGTATATCCAGAAGATCCAGTTACCTATTATGCCATATGGGAGCCGGACTCTAATGTGAAGTTTGATTATACGGTGGATTACACCAATCAGAACGGCTCCATCGTGTTCCAGTCGACGACCACGGCAAATACCTATTCTGTGGAGTCGGTGATCCAGTCCCAGAAAAAGAACATCCATGGGTATCTGTGGAGTCTTTCGGATTCCCTGACCAGCCCCGCTGAATATAACTATGACGGACTGGGAGCAGCGCCGATCGGAACCTTTAACGGCTCGACCGGGGAATTTGCCGGAAGGATGCCGGGACAGGATGCGGCTGTGAAATACGCATACAAGGTAGACTGGAATAATCCGGCGGCCAGATCGGATCTGACGGTGCGCTATGTGACGGGGAACGGAACCGTGATCCATGCGCCTGGTGTAACGCCGTATTACCCGGAGGATGCCATAAGCACAAGTCCGCTGGATATATACGGATATCAGTTTGTATCAGGAAGCATAACAGCCGGAGATACTGCGGATGATTCGGATGGGAATCTGGTCAGTGCAGTCCAGGGAAGCTTTGGAAGCAGCGGTGGTTTTATGGGCTTCATGCCGAACCAGCCGGTAGAAATTACATATGTATATGAAGCAACAGGGGAAGGCTACCGGTTTACGGTTAATTATCTGGATAATGATTCGACTGATAATAACTTAAGGAATATCGTTATTCCGGAGGTCCAGCAGAAAACAGCGGATACAGCGGTCGGCACAGAATACCGGGAATTGTACGGTTATAGCTATGAAAGTGCGGCAGCAGTACCGGATTTAAGCGGAAGCTTTGATACCGGCCATGATTATTCAGGGATCATGCCAAGCGATGACTTAACCGTCAGCTACCGGTATGACCGTGTTCCGTCAAAATGGTATCAGATCACCTATCGGACTGGAGCTCACGGTTCCATCTCCCATGGAAACGGTGTGTCCCCTGACGTAGTAGAACAAACTTTGGGAAGCGGGGTATATAGTACTTCAGTTCTTGGAAATGATGGTTCTGCAGCAGGTCAGACCGACAGTTATACCTGGAGTACGGTAAAGGAAAAACGCCTGGTTCCCATGACACTGGCGGACCAGTATTACCGGTTTGCCGGTTGGTTTATAGACCAGGATGGAAACGGGACATTGAATGGCGGAGAGCAGCTTCTGACAGAAGATCACCGTTTTACCGGAGATGCGACTGTTACGGCCCTGTTTGAAGAGGACCCGGAGAAATGGATCGACATCCAGTTTGCAGCAGGAGAACACGGTTCTCTGGCAGACGGAAGCATTACCTCCCTGCATATCCAGTATGACAGGACCTGGGGGGACATTGCAGGCCAGATACCGGGCTATGTGCCGGAGATCAACTATCTGGTGGATGGCTGGTATGACGGGGACTTGGATGTGGAAGCAGCTGATGTATTAAAGAATGGACATACCTATACCATACGTTTCTATCAGGATCCGGCAGTATTCGGAACGGATGTGGCAGCTCCCGATGCTTCCACCGGACTTAACGGGGAAGGAAAGGGAAAGATCACCGTTTACCACACCACGGCAGGCTACCAGTACATCATAACCGACCTGGAAGGAAACATCGTGGGAGTGCAGACGGGAACCATTGCAGGCCGGGTATATTTTGACGGACTCTACCCGGGAGCCAGGTACCTTGTGTATGAGGCAGCAGGAAATGTGCATGCAATCGTGGGGAACCAGATCGGAGATACTGAAGGGAACATCAGTGACCCGGTGGAGGTACTGACCCCTGTGGTGGAGACCAACTACCAGATCTTATTTGATGAGAACCACGAAGGAAAAACAGTGCTTGTGATCAAGCCTGCCGATAAGAAGTCGGATTATGCGGTCTTAAGTAAGGAGGGAACGGTCATCGTTACCACGGAGACCGGAAGTGACGGCTGGCAGGCCGTGACAGGAAATCCGGGAAGTGTGACTTTTTCCGGGCTGAATTACAACGAGGAGTACATCGTGGTAGCCAGACCAAAGGGAGAGACCGAAATCACGGCAGAAAGCCGGATGCCGGACGGATCAGTGATCACTACGGACCCAGGGGGAGCATTGGAGATCCCCAACTACATCGTGGAGACCCTGGAAGGCCGTGTGGTAAGTGTTGATCAGGAAGCGATTGACGCAGCCAGATATGAGGAAGCCCATAAGGGAGACCGTGTGGTAATTACAGCAGAAGAGACCAATGGAGCAGGAGAGACGTTCCTGTACTGGAAGAACACCATAGGATCAGTGCCAGGTCTTACCGGAAAGCTGTATGAGAGAGAGCTTGCCTTTGATATGCCGGATACCAATCTGGTGTTTACGGCTTATTATACCCGTCCGGTTGCCAGTCCGAGCAATGCAACGGTGGTTGATGAGATCCGTGGAGGAAGTGAGAATGAAATCGCCCTTGATCCGGGAGAGATACCGGAACTGGAGGAGGAGCTGACGACCGATGCAGACCGGATCCTGATGGATCAGAACCATGCAGATGTAACCTATAAGGTGGTATATACGAAGAATGCAGCAAAGGCCACGGAATCCAATGCAGTAAAGGCCTCGCCGGAGTATGACAGCGACCACAGCCAGGCGTTTAAAGCAGCCTGGGGACTGAATGTAGACATTGAACGATATGTCAATGGAAGAAAGACGGCCATGGCCACGCCATCGGATGCAGAATTCGTCACCTATATCCAGTTAGGTAAGGATGATGTGGGCATGATGGACTACCAGCTGTACCGGATTTTTACGGACCCGTTTGACGGTTCGGTCCAGGCGGAGCTTGTGGAGATGTCAGATGATCCGGAAGAGACCGGAGGGCTGTTTACCTTTACGGCCCAGGCAGGAATGAGGTATGTGATGGTGTATTCCAGGGCATACCGGCTCTACTTCTTAAACCAGACAGCCCTTCCGAGGTACCAGTATTACTTCAAGGTAAGAAAGGGAGAGGCTCCCAGTGACTGGTATTATTCCTATGAGTATGGCCAGGTGGAAGAACCGGCAGATATTTTCATCAGTGAAGAAGGCGTAGAGTACAGCTATGTAGGCTGGAGTTATCGGGAGGACCGCTTAAGTGAGTTCGATCCGGACCGGGAGATCAGCCGGAAAACCTATGTCTATGCCTACTACGAGAACAATCAGAAGGAAGTAACTGATGCCAGGAAAGAGCTGGAGGATGCCATAAAGAACGCGATTGATAAGAGCGATGACTATTTCCTGACATTAAAGGAGACAGAGAAGCTTAAGGAAGCAATCGAAGAGGCCCTGGAGATACTGGACCGTACTTCTCCGAAGGCGACCCTTGATGAACTGCTTGAAGCGCTGGAAAAGCTGAAAGAAGTGACAAAGCCGTTAGATGAAGTACTGGATGAGCGTTATGACCACTATGATAAGATCCAGAGCTCGGGAAGCAAGGGAGGAAGCAAAGGCGGAGGAGGAACCGGAAGCGGAATCAAAGCCAACCCTTACAATCCCAGCAGGAGCAAGAGCTACATCGTGGGAACCAATGGAAACTGGGAAGAGCTTTCAGGAAAGGGAAGCCAGTGGGCCTTTGTGCTAAACGGAGGAATCCGTCTGACAGGAATGTGGGCGAAGCTGGATTATGCAAACGGAGACGTGAACAAGAACGGCTGGTATCATTTCAATGCCAGCGGGATCATGGATTACGGCTGGTTCCGTGATGAGAAGCATGACTGGTATTACTGCAATACAGAATCAGACGGCTGGCTTGGAAAGATGAAGACGGGCTGGCATCATGATAAGGAAGACAACCGCTGGTATTATTTAGACCCTGAGACAGGAATGATGGCAAAGGGCTGGAGGAATATCGGAGGAAAGTGGTATTACTTTACAGAGCAGAACAGTATGGAAACCTATCGGTATGATGCGGCAACGGAGAAATGGATCTATAAGAGCAATGAAGAACGGCCACTGGGATCCATGTATGTCAGTGAGATGACGCCTGATGGATATGCCGTTGGGGGAGATGGAGCCTGGCTGCAGTAA